From one Amycolatopsis sp. FDAARGOS 1241 genomic stretch:
- the metH gene encoding methionine synthase, whose protein sequence is MTQQRKTQQRRTQDVRDLLDQRIAVLDGAWGTMLQSAGLTPEDYRAPWLEGHPKDVTGDPDLLNLTKPDVVLDVHRQYLAAGADITTTNTFTATSIGQADYGLQDHVREMNLRAVALARQAADEFGGRFVAGSIGPLNVTLSLSPRVEDPAFRAVTFDEVKAAYAEQIKALADGGVDLLLIETIFDTLNAKAAVTAAREVAPHLPLWISVTIVDLSGRTLSGQTVEAFWSSIAHAEPLVVGVNCSLGAAEMRPHVEELAKIAGTYTACHPNAGLPNAFGGYDQTPGETGHMLGEFAGEGMVNIVGGCCGTTPAHIAKIAEAVRGLAPRPVPEQPHRTRFSGLEPFSIGEDTGFVMIGERTNVTGSAKFRRLIEGDKYQEAVDVALEQVRGGANLLDVNMDADLLESEEAMTKFLNLIATEPEVARIPVMIDSSRWPVLEAGLRCVQGKGVVNSISLKEGEGPFLEQARRIRDYGAGVVVMAFDEKGQADTTERKVEICARAYDLLTREAGFAGEDIIFDPNVLAVATGISEHNGYAKAFIEALPLIKERCPGAHTSGGISNLSFSFRGNDVVREAMHSAFLFHAVRAGLDMGIVNAGQLAVYEDIPKDLLELVEDVLFDRREDATDRLVEFAETVKGSGTKRTVDLSWRDGPVAARLSHALVHGIVDFIEADTEEARLQFDRPLEVIEGPLMDGMKIVGDLFGSGKMFLPQVVKSARVMKRSVAYLEPFMEAEKEKMRAEGRIDTSRGQGKVVLATVKGDVHDIGKNIVGVVLGCNNYEVIDLGVMVPAAQILDTAVAESADVVGLSGLITPSLDEMVSVATEMQRRGLKLPLLIGGATTSKQHTAVKIAPVYDHTTVHVLDASRVVGVVSDLLDTDRSDALDTANRAEQQRLREQHENRHATPLLTLEQARANRERVPFDDLPVPEFTGLRVAEPSIAELREMVDWQFLFLAWELKGKYPAILEQPVARELFDDANTLLDQIIADGSFTARGVYGYWPAHSEGDDILLDGEYAGRGFPMLRQQTQKPEGRANRCLADYLAPAGDHLGGFAVAIHGAEDLAARFEAEHDDYRAIMVKALADRLAEAFAEHLHLEARRRWFEPDAQPKLEDLHAERFRGIRPALGYPASPDHSEKKDLFDLLGARELGIGLTESYAMTPAAAVSGLIFAHPQSRYFTVGRLGRDQVEDYARRRRLDLEEVERWLRPNLAY, encoded by the coding sequence ATGACCCAGCAGCGCAAGACTCAGCAGCGCAGGACTCAAGACGTGCGGGACCTGCTCGACCAGCGCATCGCCGTGCTCGATGGCGCGTGGGGCACGATGCTGCAGAGTGCCGGCCTGACCCCCGAGGACTACCGCGCACCATGGCTCGAAGGCCACCCCAAGGACGTCACCGGCGACCCGGACCTGCTGAACCTCACCAAGCCCGACGTGGTCCTCGACGTGCACCGCCAGTACCTGGCCGCGGGCGCCGACATCACGACGACGAACACGTTCACCGCCACGAGCATCGGCCAGGCCGACTACGGCCTGCAAGACCACGTGCGGGAGATGAACCTGCGCGCCGTCGCCCTGGCGCGCCAGGCCGCCGACGAGTTCGGCGGCCGCTTCGTGGCCGGCTCGATCGGCCCGCTGAACGTCACGCTGTCGCTCTCGCCGCGCGTGGAGGACCCGGCGTTTCGCGCCGTGACGTTCGACGAGGTCAAGGCCGCCTACGCCGAGCAGATCAAGGCTCTCGCCGACGGCGGGGTCGACTTGCTGCTCATCGAGACGATCTTCGACACGCTCAACGCCAAGGCCGCGGTCACCGCGGCCCGCGAGGTCGCGCCGCACCTGCCGCTGTGGATCTCGGTGACGATCGTGGACCTGTCCGGCCGCACGCTGTCGGGCCAGACCGTCGAGGCGTTCTGGAGCTCCATCGCGCACGCCGAACCGCTGGTCGTGGGCGTGAACTGCTCGCTGGGTGCCGCCGAGATGCGCCCGCACGTGGAGGAGCTGGCGAAGATCGCCGGCACCTACACCGCGTGCCACCCCAACGCCGGGCTGCCCAACGCGTTCGGCGGCTACGACCAGACGCCCGGCGAGACCGGCCACATGCTCGGCGAGTTCGCGGGCGAGGGCATGGTGAACATCGTCGGTGGCTGCTGCGGCACCACACCCGCGCACATCGCGAAGATCGCCGAAGCCGTACGGGGCCTGGCACCGCGCCCAGTGCCCGAGCAGCCGCACCGCACCCGCTTCAGCGGGCTCGAGCCGTTCTCGATCGGCGAGGACACCGGGTTCGTGATGATCGGCGAACGCACCAACGTCACGGGCTCGGCGAAGTTCCGCCGCCTCATCGAGGGCGACAAGTACCAGGAGGCGGTCGACGTCGCGCTCGAGCAGGTGCGCGGCGGCGCCAACCTGCTCGACGTGAACATGGACGCCGACCTGCTCGAGTCCGAGGAGGCGATGACCAAGTTCCTCAACCTCATCGCCACCGAGCCCGAGGTCGCCCGCATCCCCGTGATGATCGACAGCTCGCGCTGGCCCGTGCTCGAAGCCGGCCTGCGGTGCGTGCAGGGCAAGGGCGTGGTCAACTCCATCAGCCTCAAGGAGGGCGAGGGCCCGTTCCTCGAGCAGGCCCGCCGCATCCGCGATTACGGCGCCGGCGTGGTCGTGATGGCCTTCGACGAGAAGGGCCAGGCCGACACCACCGAACGCAAGGTGGAGATCTGCGCCCGCGCCTACGACCTGCTCACGCGCGAGGCCGGATTCGCGGGCGAGGACATCATCTTCGACCCCAACGTGCTGGCCGTCGCCACCGGCATCAGCGAGCACAACGGGTACGCCAAGGCGTTCATCGAAGCGCTGCCGCTGATCAAGGAGCGCTGCCCGGGCGCGCACACCTCCGGTGGCATCTCGAACCTGTCGTTCTCCTTCCGCGGCAACGACGTGGTGCGCGAGGCGATGCACTCGGCGTTCCTGTTCCACGCCGTGCGCGCCGGGCTCGACATGGGCATCGTCAACGCCGGGCAGCTGGCCGTGTACGAGGACATCCCGAAGGACCTGCTGGAGCTGGTCGAGGACGTGCTCTTCGACCGCCGCGAAGACGCCACCGACCGGCTCGTCGAGTTCGCCGAGACGGTCAAGGGCAGCGGGACCAAGCGGACGGTGGACCTGTCCTGGCGCGACGGCCCCGTCGCGGCGCGGCTGTCGCACGCGCTGGTGCACGGCATCGTCGACTTCATCGAGGCCGACACCGAAGAGGCGCGCCTGCAGTTCGACCGGCCGCTCGAGGTGATCGAGGGCCCGCTGATGGACGGCATGAAGATCGTCGGCGACCTGTTCGGTTCCGGCAAGATGTTCCTGCCCCAGGTGGTCAAGAGCGCCCGCGTGATGAAGCGGTCGGTGGCCTACCTCGAGCCGTTCATGGAGGCGGAGAAGGAGAAGATGCGCGCCGAGGGCCGCATCGACACCTCGCGCGGCCAGGGCAAGGTCGTGCTCGCCACGGTGAAGGGCGACGTGCACGACATCGGCAAGAACATCGTCGGCGTGGTGCTGGGCTGCAACAACTACGAGGTGATCGACCTCGGTGTGATGGTCCCCGCCGCGCAGATCCTCGACACGGCCGTGGCCGAGAGCGCCGACGTGGTCGGGTTGTCCGGGCTGATCACGCCGTCGCTCGACGAGATGGTCTCCGTGGCCACGGAGATGCAGCGGCGCGGGCTGAAGCTGCCGCTGCTGATCGGTGGTGCCACCACGTCGAAGCAGCACACCGCGGTGAAGATCGCGCCGGTGTACGACCACACGACCGTGCACGTGCTCGACGCGTCGCGCGTGGTGGGGGTCGTGTCCGACCTGCTCGACACGGACCGCTCCGACGCGCTCGACACCGCCAACCGCGCGGAGCAGCAGCGGTTGCGCGAGCAGCACGAGAACCGCCACGCCACACCGTTGCTCACGCTTGAGCAGGCCCGCGCCAACCGCGAGCGGGTGCCGTTCGACGACCTGCCCGTGCCGGAGTTCACCGGGCTGCGGGTGGCCGAGCCGTCGATCGCCGAGCTGCGCGAGATGGTCGACTGGCAGTTCCTGTTCCTGGCCTGGGAGCTCAAGGGCAAGTACCCGGCGATCCTCGAGCAGCCCGTCGCGCGTGAGCTCTTCGACGACGCGAACACGCTGCTGGACCAGATCATCGCCGACGGCTCGTTCACCGCCCGTGGCGTGTACGGCTACTGGCCCGCGCACTCCGAGGGCGACGACATCCTGCTCGACGGCGAGTACGCCGGCCGCGGCTTCCCGATGCTTCGCCAGCAGACGCAGAAGCCCGAAGGCCGCGCGAACCGCTGCCTCGCCGACTACCTCGCCCCGGCCGGCGACCACCTCGGCGGTTTTGCCGTCGCGATCCACGGCGCCGAAGACTTGGCCGCCCGCTTCGAAGCCGAGCACGACGACTACCGCGCGATCATGGTCAAGGCCCTGGCCGACCGCCTGGCCGAAGCGTTCGCCGAGCACCTCCACCTGGAGGCCCGCCGGCGCTGGTTCGAGCCGGACGCGCAGCCGAAGCTGGAGGACCTGCACGCGGAGCGCTTCCGCGGCATCCGCCCGGCGCTGGGCTACCCCGCGAGCCCCGACCACAGCGAGAAGAAGGACCTCTTCGACCTGCTCGGTGCCCGTGAGCTCGGCATCGGCCTCACGGAGTCCTACGCGATGACCCCGGCCGCCGCCGTCAGCGGCCTGATCTTCGCGCACCCGCAGTCGCGCTACTTCACCGTCGGCCGCCTCGGCCGCGACCAGGTCGAGGACTACGCCCGCCGCCGGCGTCTCGACCTCGAAGAAGTGGAGCGGTGGCTGCGGCCGAACCTGGCCTACTGA
- a CDS encoding glutamate synthase-related protein: MRRGGFAHDTGEGGVSEHHLRGGGDLIWELGTAYFGCRTEDGDFDPGEFAEKSAHDAVKCVSLKLSQGA, encoded by the coding sequence GTGCGGCGCGGCGGGTTCGCCCACGACACGGGCGAGGGCGGCGTCTCGGAGCACCACCTGCGCGGCGGCGGTGACCTCATCTGGGAGCTCGGCACCGCGTACTTCGGCTGTCGCACCGAGGATGGTGACTTCGATCCCGGCGAGTTCGCCGAGAAATCCGCCCACGACGCGGTGAAGTGCGTGTCGCTCAAGCTTTCCCAAGGCGCCTAA
- a CDS encoding helix-turn-helix domain-containing protein, translating into MPQRFGEGAHFTQDARATLQRHDWPGNLVEFKAAVAAAREEAAGLTMSAGHLPGRLRSSPAPPRLTELEKAERQAIADALRTATGNRVRAAALLGISRATLYRKLRRYGLG; encoded by the coding sequence ATGCCCCAGCGCTTCGGCGAGGGCGCGCACTTCACGCAGGACGCGCGCGCGACCCTGCAGCGCCACGACTGGCCCGGCAACCTCGTGGAGTTCAAGGCCGCCGTCGCCGCGGCGCGGGAGGAGGCCGCGGGCCTGACGATGAGCGCGGGCCACCTGCCGGGCCGGCTGCGCTCCTCGCCGGCGCCGCCGCGGCTGACGGAACTGGAGAAGGCCGAGCGCCAGGCCATTGCCGACGCGTTGCGCACGGCCACCGGAAACCGCGTGCGGGCCGCCGCCCTGCTCGGCATCAGCCGGGCGACGCTCTACCGCAAGCTGCGGCGCTACGGCCTGGGGTGA
- a CDS encoding FAD-binding protein has product MAAGQERGEPGGACGVQAFDVTQQHRGSRQGGLDLAEPPVVVAAVAQLSAAAARDGVDVRTGHRVQRLIVDGGVDSRRVAGVEATTASGQTVRVLARKGVVFATGGFSHDDDLRRNHLGVPAYPGCAVPTNEGDFLRIASSIGAQLGTMNHAWMCPVPLAGAGRADLVGMFSVAGDSMILVDRHGRRVANEKLPDNESARTFFRWDPATGAYPNLVLVQLWDQRSQDHSASTEYGRLIVPPGSDDSHVLKAATLGELTAKIRERLAGLHAETGGFTLADDFAANLPSTISRFNRFAANGRDEDFARGETAIQLVFNGPVKDEPGRTNPTMWPLSPTGPYYAALVTGGVLDTKGGPRTGPDGHVLDDLGVPIPGRYGVGNCVASASGRAYWAGGATLGPIIAFAYRTANAVGS; this is encoded by the coding sequence GTGGCCGCCGGTCAGGAGCGCGGCGAGCCGGGTGGCGCGTGCGGGGTGCAGGCGTTCGACGTGACGCAGCAGCACCGCGGGAGCCGACAGGGCGGGCTCGACCTCGCCGAGCCACCCGTCGTCGTCGCCGCCGTCGCGCAACTGTCCGCGGCCGCGGCGCGCGACGGTGTCGACGTGCGGACGGGCCACCGGGTTCAGCGGCTCATCGTCGATGGCGGAGTCGACAGCCGGCGCGTCGCCGGCGTCGAGGCCACGACTGCTTCGGGACAGACTGTGCGCGTTCTCGCACGGAAAGGTGTCGTGTTCGCAACGGGCGGTTTCTCCCACGACGACGATCTGCGGCGCAACCACCTCGGCGTGCCGGCGTACCCGGGATGTGCGGTTCCGACCAACGAAGGAGACTTTCTGCGCATCGCCTCGTCGATCGGCGCTCAGCTGGGCACGATGAACCACGCGTGGATGTGCCCGGTGCCGCTGGCGGGCGCGGGGCGCGCCGACCTGGTCGGCATGTTCTCCGTGGCGGGCGACTCGATGATCCTGGTCGACCGCCACGGCCGGCGCGTGGCCAATGAGAAGCTGCCCGACAACGAGTCGGCGCGCACCTTCTTCCGCTGGGACCCGGCGACGGGCGCCTACCCGAACCTCGTGCTCGTGCAGCTGTGGGACCAGCGCAGCCAGGACCACTCCGCCAGCACGGAGTACGGCCGCCTCATCGTGCCGCCCGGCAGCGACGACAGCCACGTCCTCAAGGCCGCGACGCTCGGCGAACTCACCGCGAAGATCCGTGAACGCCTCGCCGGCCTGCACGCGGAGACCGGCGGCTTCACCCTCGCCGACGACTTCGCTGCCAACCTGCCCTCGACGATCTCGCGGTTCAACCGCTTCGCCGCCAACGGCCGCGACGAGGACTTCGCCCGCGGCGAGACGGCCATCCAGCTCGTGTTCAACGGCCCGGTGAAGGACGAACCCGGCCGCACCAACCCCACGATGTGGCCGCTGAGCCCCACCGGCCCCTACTACGCGGCCCTCGTCACCGGTGGTGTCCTCGACACCAAGGGTGGCCCCCGCACCGGCCCCGACGGCCACGTCCTCGACGACCTCGGCGTCCCCATCCCGGGCCGCTACGGGGTCGGCAACTGCGTCGCCTCGGCCTCCGGCCGCGCCTACTGGGCCGGCGGCGCCACCCTGGGGCCGATCATCGCTTTCGCTTACCGGACAGCCAATGCGGTGGGTTCTTGA
- a CDS encoding maleylpyruvate isomerase N-terminal domain-containing protein encodes MTVTAEDVGHALAAVETALSPTVDADWTRHAGELDWDCRQTAEHLGDTLLSYAAQLVARPEDHYVRFLAKADEDASAAELLEFVRTGARLLAAAALVSPPGTRAYHPTGYADPAGFAAMGCAELLLHGEDLALGQETTIDPPREVCARVVARLFPGTEWASDPWDALRWCTGRIALPGRSRRTEWRWRGAPLGA; translated from the coding sequence ATGACCGTCACCGCCGAGGACGTCGGCCACGCGCTCGCCGCCGTGGAAACCGCGCTGAGCCCCACCGTCGATGCGGATTGGACGCGGCACGCCGGCGAGCTCGATTGGGATTGCCGCCAGACCGCGGAACACCTGGGTGACACGCTGTTGTCGTACGCGGCCCAGCTGGTGGCCCGCCCGGAGGACCACTACGTGCGGTTCCTGGCGAAGGCCGACGAGGACGCGTCGGCCGCCGAGCTGCTTGAGTTCGTGCGCACCGGGGCGCGGCTGCTGGCGGCGGCCGCCCTCGTGAGCCCGCCCGGAACGCGCGCCTACCACCCGACCGGGTACGCCGATCCGGCCGGGTTCGCCGCGATGGGATGCGCCGAGCTGCTCCTGCACGGGGAAGACCTGGCGCTGGGCCAGGAAACCACCATCGATCCGCCGCGGGAAGTGTGCGCGCGGGTGGTCGCGCGGCTGTTCCCCGGCACGGAGTGGGCGTCCGATCCGTGGGACGCGCTGCGGTGGTGCACCGGCCGGATCGCGCTGCCCGGCAGGTCACGCCGCACGGAGTGGCGCTGGCGGGGCGCACCGCTGGGGGCCTGA
- a CDS encoding sigma factor-like helix-turn-helix DNA-binding protein, with translation MPGRERGAAPAQLLRAQPDDVLEKAAAGEGAAVGRVLPAIKPFVVRYCRARLGRQEDEFRNADDVAQEICLEVLAALPGYRASRRPFLAFVYDIARRTIASIPVGAERAGGRHAVGGRMTELMRSLPERQREILVLRVVVGLSAEETAEALGATSAVVLVQQDRALTRLRAELHPAGG, from the coding sequence ATGCCGGGTCGGGAACGGGGTGCCGCGCCCGCGCAGCTCCTGCGCGCTCAGCCCGACGACGTCCTCGAAAAGGCCGCCGCGGGCGAGGGTGCGGCGGTCGGGCGCGTGCTTCCGGCGATCAAGCCGTTCGTGGTGCGGTATTGCCGCGCGCGCCTGGGCCGCCAGGAGGACGAGTTCCGCAACGCGGACGACGTCGCACAGGAGATCTGTCTCGAGGTGCTGGCCGCGTTGCCCGGCTACCGCGCGTCCCGCCGGCCGTTCCTGGCATTCGTCTACGACATCGCGCGGCGGACCATCGCGAGCATCCCGGTCGGCGCCGAGCGGGCCGGCGGGCGGCACGCGGTCGGCGGCCGGATGACCGAGCTGATGCGGTCCCTGCCCGAGCGCCAGCGCGAGATACTGGTGCTGCGGGTCGTCGTCGGGCTGTCGGCGGAGGAGACGGCCGAAGCGCTGGGTGCCACCTCAGCCGTCGTGCTCGTGCAGCAGGACCGCGCCCTGACTCGCTTGCGGGCGGAACTGCACCCGGCCGGCGGCTGA
- a CDS encoding glutamate synthase-related protein — translation MREVPIGQTVISPPYHRVFKTPRELVQFIARMRELAGGKPAGFKLCVGSRRQVLAPCKAMVDEGVTPDFIVVDGSEGGTGAAPLEFADHLGTPLTEGLITVHNALVGTGLRDRIRLGASGKVATGADLVKRLAQGADYTNAARAMMFAVGCIQSQRCHTNKCPVGVATQDPRRGRALDVADKSERVHRYQRSTVAGALQIMAAMGVSDPAELRPHMPAAGSTRTRSAPPNSSTTGSSPGGCSPSRRPSGRPTGRPPAPTGSPCSRHSGMSGIGPTGRPG, via the coding sequence GTGCGCGAAGTCCCCATCGGACAGACGGTGATTTCCCCGCCGTACCACCGGGTCTTCAAGACGCCGCGCGAGCTCGTGCAGTTCATCGCACGCATGCGGGAGCTGGCCGGCGGCAAACCGGCCGGCTTCAAGCTGTGCGTCGGGTCGCGGCGGCAGGTGCTGGCGCCGTGCAAGGCGATGGTCGACGAAGGCGTCACGCCCGACTTCATCGTCGTGGACGGGTCCGAGGGCGGGACCGGTGCCGCGCCGCTGGAGTTCGCCGACCACCTCGGCACGCCGCTCACCGAAGGGCTGATCACCGTCCACAACGCACTCGTCGGCACGGGCCTGCGCGACCGGATCCGCCTGGGCGCCAGTGGAAAGGTCGCCACGGGCGCCGACCTCGTGAAGCGGCTCGCGCAGGGCGCGGACTACACCAATGCGGCGCGCGCGATGATGTTCGCCGTCGGCTGCATCCAGTCGCAGCGCTGCCACACCAACAAGTGCCCCGTCGGTGTCGCGACGCAGGACCCGCGGCGCGGGCGCGCGCTCGACGTCGCCGACAAGTCCGAGCGCGTGCACCGCTACCAGCGCTCGACGGTCGCCGGTGCGTTGCAGATCATGGCCGCGATGGGCGTGTCCGACCCGGCCGAGCTCCGCCCGCACATGCCCGCCGCCGGATCGACCCGCACACGATCCGCTCCTCCGAACAGCTCTACGACTGGCTCGAGCCCGGGCGGCTGCTCGCCGAGCCGCCGCCCGAGTGGGCGGCCGACTGGCAGGCCGCCGGCCCCGACCGGTTCACCGTGTAGCCGGCACTCCGGCATGTCCGGCATAGGTCCCACGGGCAGGCCGGGCTAG
- a CDS encoding MarR family winged helix-turn-helix transcriptional regulator, whose translation MADHVDTVLAQWAEQRPDLDVSPMAVLGRLKRVSRIVDSELSRTFARHGLDAPSYDVLATLRRRDPPHHLTPTELMRSAMVTSGAVTQRLDRLEDRGLITRSRSATDGRGIVVSLTDDGRALIDRVLPDHFATGRRVLDALDPLERAALADALRTLLESFGDRTA comes from the coding sequence ATGGCCGATCACGTGGACACCGTGCTCGCGCAGTGGGCTGAGCAGCGCCCGGACCTCGACGTGTCGCCGATGGCCGTGCTCGGCCGGCTCAAGCGCGTGTCCCGGATCGTCGACTCGGAACTGTCCCGCACGTTCGCCCGGCACGGCCTCGACGCGCCTTCCTACGACGTCCTCGCCACCCTGCGCCGCAGGGACCCGCCCCACCACCTGACCCCGACGGAGCTCATGCGCTCGGCGATGGTCACGTCCGGCGCGGTCACCCAGCGGCTCGATCGCCTCGAAGACCGCGGCCTCATCACGCGCAGCCGCAGCGCCACCGACGGCCGCGGCATCGTCGTGTCGCTGACGGACGACGGCCGCGCCTTGATCGACCGCGTGCTGCCCGACCACTTCGCCACCGGGCGCCGCGTCCTCGACGCACTCGATCCCCTGGAGCGCGCCGCGCTGGCCGACGCGCTGCGCACCCTGCTCGAATCCTTCGGCGACCGCACCGCCTGA
- a CDS encoding PP2C family protein-serine/threonine phosphatase, with product MVPGNGPVAPGARLRVLLIEDDDGDALLVEEMLADAGVRATLARARTLTEALDGPVSADCVLLDLQLPDAMGLTGLTRLRRHAPATAVVVLTGQNDETTGVAAVAAGAQDYLGKNQVDGPLLGKALRYAWERKRAEQVEQQLLQQQLLASENSRLERGLLPTPLLADPCLHLASKYRPGRNGSLLGGDFYDAVELTDGTVHLVIGDVCGHGPDEAALGVALRIAWRALVLAGMPMAEVLATVERVLVHERIRPLFATLCTVVVAPGRRSLRMSLAGHPPPLLISGDGTGRLLPGDKLGVPLGVVPDARWDPLEVALEPGWSLVLYTDGIFEGRVGPGPERLGHEEMGRLLVDLLREAGRGADHAAVLDRLITRVEDLNSGPLDDDVALTMLTHLPEPGPAR from the coding sequence GTGGTCCCCGGAAACGGCCCGGTGGCGCCCGGCGCGCGACTGCGTGTGCTCCTCATCGAAGACGACGACGGCGACGCGCTGCTGGTCGAAGAGATGCTCGCCGACGCCGGGGTGCGGGCCACGCTCGCCCGGGCGCGCACGCTCACCGAAGCGCTCGACGGCCCGGTTTCGGCCGATTGCGTCCTGCTCGACCTGCAGCTGCCCGACGCGATGGGCCTCACCGGCCTGACCCGGCTGCGCCGGCACGCGCCCGCCACGGCCGTGGTGGTGCTGACCGGCCAGAACGACGAGACCACCGGCGTCGCCGCCGTCGCGGCCGGCGCTCAGGACTACCTCGGCAAGAACCAGGTCGACGGGCCGCTGCTGGGCAAGGCGCTGCGCTACGCCTGGGAGCGCAAGCGCGCCGAGCAGGTGGAGCAGCAGCTGCTGCAGCAACAGCTGCTGGCCAGTGAGAACTCGCGCCTCGAACGCGGCCTGCTGCCGACCCCGCTACTGGCCGACCCGTGCCTGCACCTCGCGTCGAAGTACCGCCCGGGCCGCAACGGATCGCTGCTGGGCGGCGACTTCTACGACGCCGTCGAGCTCACCGACGGCACGGTGCACCTGGTCATCGGCGACGTCTGCGGCCACGGGCCCGACGAAGCCGCGCTCGGCGTCGCCCTGCGCATCGCGTGGCGTGCGCTCGTGCTGGCCGGGATGCCGATGGCCGAGGTGCTCGCGACCGTCGAACGCGTGCTCGTCCACGAGCGGATCCGCCCGCTGTTCGCGACGCTGTGCACGGTCGTCGTGGCCCCCGGCCGCCGGTCGTTGCGGATGAGCCTCGCCGGGCACCCGCCGCCCCTGCTGATCTCCGGCGACGGCACCGGCCGGCTGCTGCCCGGCGACAAGCTGGGCGTGCCACTCGGCGTGGTCCCCGACGCCCGCTGGGACCCGCTGGAGGTCGCGCTCGAGCCCGGCTGGTCCCTCGTGCTCTACACCGACGGCATCTTCGAAGGCCGTGTCGGCCCCGGTCCCGAGCGCCTCGGCCACGAGGAGATGGGCCGGCTCCTGGTGGACCTGCTGCGCGAGGCCGGCCGCGGCGCCGACCACGCCGCGGTGCTCGACCGGCTCATCACGCGGGTCGAGGACCTCAACTCAGGCCCGCTCGACGACGACGTCGCGCTCACGATGCTCACGCACCTGCCCGAGCCGGGGCCGGCCCGATGA
- a CDS encoding carboxylesterase/lipase family protein, with protein sequence MAEAFGAARRHALAAVLLVCVVVAPACAASVAAVGRLGEVVETASGAVHGIAEPDHRLFEGIPYAAPPVGERRWQPPAPPASWTGERDATKPGPRCPQGTGAGTSEDCLYLNVWTPPAPAAKKPVLVWIHGGAFLDGSGDRYDARRLAARGDVVVVTINYRLGTLGFLADPSLGAQPGNYGFLDQQQALRWVHDNIAAFGGDPGAVTIAGESAGGMSVCDHLVAPGSRGLFRAAVIQSAPCQAQATLAAAEKSSVDYSGAHGCADRAKAAACLRALPVAKLLPAPVYASISGVEFPGPVTGGTTLPVDPVAGVENAAPVPVLIGTTHDEFTYFLAQQLAAGAEPVSPSGYAAALGRVFKDGPAVAAQYPPSAFDGDATRAYAAAVTDSTFSCVADRLAAGLPSTRHYEFADATSPAAAGLAAPFPLGAAHTSELPYLFDLDGPPASFTPAQQSLADRMVDTWSAFTAGKPLPDWPAGTVQSFAADGVHPAPGFAADHHCPFWQQNSK encoded by the coding sequence GTGGCTGAGGCGTTCGGGGCGGCTCGGCGGCACGCGCTCGCCGCGGTGCTGCTCGTGTGCGTGGTGGTCGCGCCGGCGTGCGCGGCTTCGGTCGCAGCCGTCGGACGGCTCGGTGAGGTCGTGGAGACGGCCTCGGGTGCCGTGCACGGGATCGCGGAGCCCGATCACCGCCTGTTCGAAGGAATCCCGTACGCCGCGCCGCCGGTGGGGGAGCGGCGCTGGCAGCCGCCGGCGCCGCCCGCGTCCTGGACCGGGGAACGCGACGCGACCAAGCCCGGCCCGCGCTGCCCCCAAGGCACCGGTGCGGGCACCAGCGAAGACTGCCTCTACCTCAACGTCTGGACACCACCGGCGCCGGCCGCGAAGAAGCCGGTGCTCGTGTGGATCCACGGTGGCGCTTTCCTCGACGGCAGCGGCGACCGCTACGACGCCCGCCGGCTCGCCGCCCGCGGCGACGTGGTCGTGGTGACGATCAACTACCGCCTCGGCACGCTCGGCTTCCTCGCCGACCCGTCGCTCGGCGCGCAGCCGGGCAACTACGGGTTCCTCGACCAGCAGCAGGCCCTGCGCTGGGTCCACGACAACATCGCGGCCTTCGGCGGCGACCCGGGCGCGGTCACGATCGCCGGCGAATCGGCGGGTGGCATGTCGGTGTGCGACCACCTCGTCGCGCCCGGCTCGCGCGGGTTGTTCCGGGCAGCGGTGATCCAGAGCGCGCCGTGCCAGGCGCAGGCGACGCTCGCGGCCGCCGAGAAGTCCAGTGTGGACTATTCGGGCGCACACGGCTGCGCCGACCGCGCGAAGGCGGCAGCCTGCCTGCGCGCGCTGCCCGTGGCGAAACTGCTGCCCGCGCCGGTGTACGCGTCGATCTCCGGCGTCGAGTTCCCCGGTCCGGTCACCGGCGGGACGACGCTGCCGGTCGACCCGGTGGCGGGAGTGGAGAACGCCGCCCCCGTCCCGGTGCTCATCGGCACGACCCACGACGAGTTCACGTACTTCCTCGCCCAGCAGCTCGCGGCCGGCGCCGAACCCGTCTCCCCGAGCGGGTACGCCGCGGCGCTCGGACGTGTCTTCAAGGACGGCCCGGCGGTCGCGGCGCAGTACCCACCGTCCGCCTTCGACGGCGACGCCACCCGCGCATACGCCGCAGCGGTCACGGATTCGACGTTCTCGTGCGTCGCCGACCGTCTCGCGGCGGGCCTGCCGTCCACCCGGCACTACGAATTCGCCGACGCGACCTCCCCGGCCGCTGCCGGCCTCGCCGCACCATTCCCGCTCGGCGCGGCCCACACGTCCGAACTCCCGTACCTGTTCGACCTCGACGGCCCGCCCGCCTCGTTCACCCCGGCCCAGCAGTCCCTCGCCGACCGCATGGTCGACACCTGGTCCGCGTTCACCGCCGGGAAACCGCTGCCGGACTGGCCCGCCGGCACCGTGCAGTCCTTCGCCGCCGACGGCGTCCACCCGGCCCCCGGCTTCGCCGCGGACCACCACTGCCCGTTCTGGCAGCAGAACAGCAAGTGA